From Dehalococcoidia bacterium:
GGTGGCACGCCAGACAGTTGGATTCAGTGGCGCCGAACTTGCGAACCTTGTGAACGAGGCAGCCATTCTCGCTGCCCGACGCACAAAGAAGCTCATAGGTCCGGACGAGTTCTCAGAGAGTATCGACAGGGTGACAGCTGGACCCGAGCGACGGAGCCGCGTTATCAGTGAACACGAGAAGGAAGTCACCGCCTACCACGAGGCAGGTCATGCCCTGGTAGCCCACGTCCTGCCCGATGCTGATCCCGTCGCCAAGGTGACGATCATCGCACGCGGCCAGGCTGGCGGTTACACGAAGACCATGCCCGAAGAGGACAGAAACCTCGTCACGAGCGATCAGCTCGAAGCGCGACTTGCCATGGCGATGGGAGGGCGGGCAGCTGAAGAGCTCATCTTTGGAGAGGTCACCACGGGCGCGAGCAACGACCTGGAGCAGGCGACGAACATCGCCCGCACAATGGTCACTCGTTTTGGGATGAGCAAGAAGCTCGGGCCTCGCACATTCGGCAAGCGCGACGAACTCGTGTTCCTGGGACGTGAGATATCCGAGCAGAGGGACTACTCGGACAGCATCGCAGAGCAGATCGACGACGAGGTCCAGAGCCTGATCGGTGGCGCGTACGAAACGGCCATGCGTCTCCTCAAAGAGTACAAGCCCAACCTGGAAAGAATTTCCGAGTATCTTCTCGAAAACGAGACGATAGAGGGCGAGAACTTCGCGGACGTCTTCGATACTCCCGCAGCCCCTGCCCCGGCTGGCTGATTTCGGCCGGCTCGCGGCCACTCCAGATTCAATTAAGGCCCCGGAGTAAGCTTTCTATCCCTCAGCCATCTCCTTGAACCTGCGGATCGCTTCGATGTGCCCATCCACGGAGTCGATGCCGGCGTTCATCGTATTTACAGAGATGTGAGTGGCGTCGAGTTCATCCCACGTTTCGATCAACTGGCGCTGGTCGTCTTCTGAAGAGTTTCTTATGGACACCCAGCTCTCGATGCCGATGGAGGACGGATCGCGCCCAGCTTCTGAGGCCTGTTCCCTCATGCTTGCAATCAGCTCGCGGCCGTTGTCGTCAGGGCGGAAAAGTGGGAACCAGCCGTCGCCTATAGTGGCTACACGCCTGATGGTCTGAGGAGCGGCCCCACCGAACCAGACGGGGATCGGCTGCTGTACTGGCAGAGGATTGAGACCGGCGTCGGTGACCTTGTGCCATCTGCCTTCGTAAGAAATGAGGTCGTTCGTCCAGAGTTTGCGCATCAGGTCGATCTGCTCTTCGGAGCGCCGGCCTCGATCATGGAAGTTCTCGCCAAGAGCCTCGTACTCCACCGGGTTCCAGCCTACGCCAATGCCCAGTCTCAGTCGTCCCTCGCTTAAGACGTCTACAGCCGCAGCCTGCTTGGCGACGAGAGCGGTCTGGCGCTGCGGCAGGATGATGACCGCAGTTACGAGCTCAACGCTGCTTGTTACGGCGGCGAGGAAACCGTAGAGGACGAAGGGCTCGTGGAAGGCGTCGGTGTGCCGATAGGCCCCGCTCCATCCCGGCCTCGATTCGGCGTTCGCACCGAGCACGTGGTCGAACACGATAATGTGGTTGTAGCCCAACTCCTCGGCGGCCTCGGCGTACGCTCGCACTCCACCGGGGTCACTTCCAATCTCTGTTTGCGGGAATACCACTCCTAGCTTCATCAGTACACGACCTCTCTTTCGGCTTGGGATGGCGCATAGTGTACTATACGCGCTGACTCATCAACGTCCGAATTCGACTGCGCGCTTCTGGGAGACCCATGGCTCGATACGACCTGCTACTCAAGGGGGGAACAGTCCTCGATCCCAAGAACTCCTTGGAGGACGAGGTTGATCTTGCGGTGCGCCACGGTGTGGTCGAGCGAGTAGAGGCTGATTTAGATCCTGGGAATGCGGATGAAGTCGTGGACGTCTCAGGCCTCTGGGTCATGCCGGGGCAGATCGATACGCACGCCCATGTAGCCGGGCTGTCACGGAACTGGGACCCTGCATTGGGATATGGAATGCTGGCGCGTGCAGGTACCACGACGGTCCTGGACATGGGCGGAACCGGGCCGTCACTTATCGATGGGATCAAGAGGCGAGGAGCAGGCCTGAATGTCGCCGGCAACTTCGCGCTGATTCCTGGACTTACAATTCCGAGCGGTAGCCTCTCCGCCTCGGCGATGCGCGACATAGTAACGGGCGCGCTTCGGCAGGGCTGCTACGGTCTGAAGATTCTCGGTGGCTATCACCCGTTTTCGCCGGAACAGACGGCAACTGTAATAGCCGAGGCAAATGCACAGAGGGCCTACATCGCATTTCACCTGGGCACGACCGAGACAGGGAGTCAGCTCGAGGGTCTTCGCGAAGTCCCTGATCTCGTTGGCAAGGGCAGACTGCACGTCTGCCACGTTAATAGCTATTGCAGGGGAGTGATCGACGACGCAGCCGCTGAGTGCGTCGAGGCCCTTGAGATTCTCGAGGGCATGAGTGACCAGCTTGTATCAGAGGTGTATCACGCCGTCCAGAATGGCACTAGTGGGAGATGCGACGAGAAGGGATACGTTATTGCTGATGTCCCTCGCAACTGTCTGAGGCTTCGGGGCTATGAGACGACCCGAGAGGGTCTGCGGCAGGCAATCATGGACGGCTATGGCGCGGTGGTGGCGCAGTCGGAAGGCGACATCTACTATGCCAGACGACAGGAAGCGCTGAAGCTATTCGACGAATCAGACAGCAACGTGGGCATGAGCTTCCCGGTGAACGTCCCGTCTTCGGCATTCACACTCACTACCTCCAAGGGGGACGATGGCGAGTTCACTGTCGATGCTGTGAGTACCGACGGTGGGTCTCATCCGAGGAACGTTGCAATTCAGAGCACGATGGCGCTGGTTGAGTTCGGTGCAATGACCCCACTCGAGATGGCTGAGAAGCTGTCCTGGAAACCGTCGAGGATGATGGGACTGCTGAACAAG
This genomic window contains:
- a CDS encoding cell division protein FtsH — translated: VARQTVGFSGAELANLVNEAAILAARRTKKLIGPDEFSESIDRVTAGPERRSRVISEHEKEVTAYHEAGHALVAHVLPDADPVAKVTIIARGQAGGYTKTMPEEDRNLVTSDQLEARLAMAMGGRAAEELIFGEVTTGASNDLEQATNIARTMVTRFGMSKKLGPRTFGKRDELVFLGREISEQRDYSDSIAEQIDDEVQSLIGGAYETAMRLLKEYKPNLERISEYLLENETIEGENFADVFDTPAAPAPAG
- a CDS encoding LLM class F420-dependent oxidoreductase, with protein sequence MKLGVVFPQTEIGSDPGGVRAYAEAAEELGYNHIIVFDHVLGANAESRPGWSGAYRHTDAFHEPFVLYGFLAAVTSSVELVTAVIILPQRQTALVAKQAAAVDVLSEGRLRLGIGVGWNPVEYEALGENFHDRGRRSEEQIDLMRKLWTNDLISYEGRWHKVTDAGLNPLPVQQPIPVWFGGAAPQTIRRVATIGDGWFPLFRPDDNGRELIASMREQASEAGRDPSSIGIESWVSIRNSSEDDQRQLIETWDELDATHISVNTMNAGIDSVDGHIEAIRRFKEMAEG
- a CDS encoding amidohydrolase family protein; the protein is MARYDLLLKGGTVLDPKNSLEDEVDLAVRHGVVERVEADLDPGNADEVVDVSGLWVMPGQIDTHAHVAGLSRNWDPALGYGMLARAGTTTVLDMGGTGPSLIDGIKRRGAGLNVAGNFALIPGLTIPSGSLSASAMRDIVTGALRQGCYGLKILGGYHPFSPEQTATVIAEANAQRAYIAFHLGTTETGSQLEGLREVPDLVGKGRLHVCHVNSYCRGVIDDAAAECVEALEILEGMSDQLVSEVYHAVQNGTSGRCDEKGYVIADVPRNCLRLRGYETTREGLRQAIMDGYGAVVAQSEGDIYYARRQEALKLFDESDSNVGMSFPVNVPSSAFTLTTSKGDDGEFTVDAVSTDGGSHPRNVAIQSTMALVEFGAMTPLEMAEKLSWKPSRMMGLLNKGHFTPGADADITVLDPDRSAPAMSFVAGSMIMSHGRSIADGGTLLVTSEGESTVSQSGVPYQVVDLSESKLYAGFQN